CGATTTGTAGTTGATTTTAGATAGGAGATAATAGATTTTGTACCGATGTTACGGGAGAGATTATTATATTTACAAATTATAATGAATTATATAAGGTTTGAACGTAGCAATTGTCCCCTTTACGGGAATATAGGAGTGTTGGTATTATGATGAATGAAGTATTTAATAAATTTAAGTAGTTTCTTAGAGGATAGATTAAAATAATGAAAAACATAATTATAGCAATTACATTACTATTACTATTCACCCAAAGTTGTGGAGTCTATTCCTTTACCGGAGGTGATGTTGGAGACGCCGAAACCATACAAATAGATTATTTTCCTAATAATGCTATACTCGTTGAACCTACATTGAGTCAAAAATTTACAGATGCTTTACGCGATTTATTTACACGCCAAACAAATTTGAGTTTAACGACAGCGGGTGGCGATTTGTACTTTGAAGGAGAAATAACGGATTATAAGGTAATTCCTATTACGGCAACAGCAGATCAGGCAGCAGCACAAAATAGATTGACAATTGCAGTAAGAGTACGCTATTATAACAAAAAGGAAGAAGATAAAGATTTTGAAAAGACATTTTCTTTCTATTCAGATTTTGATGCAAATTCACAATTAATAGGTGGCGTATTAGAGACTGCTCTTGAAGAAATTTTTGAACGATTAACTCAAGATATTTATAACGCTTCCGTAGCAAATTGGTAGTATGAACATTTCAGAATTTACATCATTATTAGATACCAAAAGGTCGATAACCATCGAGCAAACCAATGCAATTGAAGATATTTTGGAAAACTATCCTTATTTTCAAGCAGCAAGAATGATTCATCTTAAAGGCTTAAAGAATCAGCATAGTTTTAAATATAATTCAGCACTTAAATCAACAGCAGCATATACCACGAACAGAACGGTGTTGTTCGATTTTATTACTGCAAATACTTTAGATAACTCAAATATTATTGAGAAAAAAAAGCAAAAAATAGCGACGAATGAGGTCGTAGATTTTGAAATAATTGAAGAATTAGAGCATGAAAAACCGGTTGCAGAAATTATTGAAGAAGAGACAGTAATTGAAAAGGTAGAAGAAAAATTAAATATCGGTAAACCATTAGTATTTGACCTTTCAGAAATGCATTCTTTTAGTGAATGGATGCAACTCACCAATATAAAACCCATAGATAGGCAAGAAATTAGTGAAGATATAAAACAAAAAGAAGTTTCTGTAAATCAAGATAAATTCGATATTATAGACCAATTTATAGCGACTAAACCTAAAATGGAAGCAGTCAAAAACGTTGAAAACATTGATGTTTCGTTTGAAAGTGTTGTTGAAGATGGTACTTTAATGACTGAAACTTTAGCACGTGTATATCTCGAACAAAAAAAGTATGATAATGCGATACAAGCTTTTAAAATATTAAGTTTGAAATATCCAGAAAAAAGTAGTTTCTTTGCAGACCGAATTAAAGCAATAAAATTTTTACAAAAAAATAATTCATAAAAAATGACTTATACACTATTTCTAGTTCTGATTGTTATTGTAGCAGTCTTACTGATACTTATTATTATGGTTCAAAATCCTAAAGGCGGAGGATTATCTTCTTCATTAGGTGGGCAAGGAACACAAACATTAGGTGGTGTTCAAAACACAACTAACTTTTTAGATAAAAGTACATGGACATTGGCCATAGCTTTATTTGCATTGATTTTATTATCAAACTTTGCTATTCCAAGAAATACAATTGATACTAAATCGCAAATTGAAGAAACCTTAAATGATAGAAACCCTGTTGAGCAAACAGCACCTGTAAGTGCAGAGCAACCAGCAACTTTACAAGATTCGACATCAAATTAAGAAATTTTTAATTTTTACATATAAAATGCCAACGTAAGTGTCACGTTGGCATTTTTTTGTTTAATCATATTACCTCTTAAGATTCCAATTATAAAGGATAATGACTATCTGTCATATTTTAATAATTGGCATATTTTTAGCCATAATAACATTCGATTGAATTAACTAAAAAATTTTAAAGAAATGAGTAAAATAAAAATCAAACCTCTTGCGGACAGAGTAGTAATTGAGCCAATGGCTGCTGAAACTAAAACAGCTTCTGGACTTTATATTCCAGATTCAGCTAAAGAAAAACCACAACAGGGCAAAGTTTTAGCTGTAGGTAAAGGAACTAAAGATGAGCCTACTACAGTTAAAGTTGGAGATACTGTACTATATGGTAAATATGCTGGTACAGAATTAAAATTAGATGGTGGTGATTACTTAATTATGAGAGAGAGCGATATTTTCGCAATTCTATAACTAACTATTGTTGGTGCAATTAAAATTAAATATTAATAATATATAGTTCCAGTAAATTTCCTTTAAAGGGAAATGTCGTAAGGACAGTGGGGCTTAAAATCAAAAATAAAATGGCAAAAGATATAAAATTTGACATCGAATCTCGCGACGGCTTAAAACGTGGTGTAGATGCATTAGCAAATGCAGTAAAAGTAACATTGGGTCCTAAAGGACGTAACGTAGTAATTGGTAAAGCTTTTGGTGGACCACAAATAACAAAAGATGGTGTAACTGTTGCAAAAGAAATTGAGTTATCAGATCCTCTTGAAAATATGGGAGCTCAAATGGTGAAAGAAGTTGCT
The nucleotide sequence above comes from Aureibaculum algae. Encoded proteins:
- a CDS encoding LptE family protein, whose translation is MKNIIIAITLLLLFTQSCGVYSFTGGDVGDAETIQIDYFPNNAILVEPTLSQKFTDALRDLFTRQTNLSLTTAGGDLYFEGEITDYKVIPITATADQAAAQNRLTIAVRVRYYNKKEEDKDFEKTFSFYSDFDANSQLIGGVLETALEEIFERLTQDIYNASVANW
- a CDS encoding co-chaperone GroES encodes the protein MSKIKIKPLADRVVIEPMAAETKTASGLYIPDSAKEKPQQGKVLAVGKGTKDEPTTVKVGDTVLYGKYAGTELKLDGGDYLIMRESDIFAIL
- the secG gene encoding preprotein translocase subunit SecG: MTYTLFLVLIVIVAVLLILIIMVQNPKGGGLSSSLGGQGTQTLGGVQNTTNFLDKSTWTLAIALFALILLSNFAIPRNTIDTKSQIEETLNDRNPVEQTAPVSAEQPATLQDSTSN